In Gimesia benthica, a single window of DNA contains:
- a CDS encoding tetratricopeptide repeat protein codes for MPSPQELLTTAVKQHQAGNLPLAEQLYREVLQHDPGQVDALHLLGVVYLHLQQFEKAIDFITRAICQNDGIGSFFSNRGAACKGLGKLDDAITNYERALELEPKNAAFVYNLAITLALAGDQEQAIQAYRRALELKPLYREALINLGNLLAETDQLEEAISICRLVVEQAPQLHLSHFNLANTLAKAEDPEAEDEYQAALELAPGHLDTLKNYAVFLSARNRNEQAIEILREAAALQPDSWEILNNLGILFAEQENFEKALSCLREAQRLTPENVDIQFHIGKALEESKQIHEAMVAYREVLNRHPNHPGAAFHLGSLVASVGDYDYAYDIFQSLYQSDPTNTASLFGMGSVRMRQNKIGSAVGYFESLVALEPEHLQSRLNLLELYSRQLRNNEIEKHVAAGLEHHPENAVLWNYQGHIQNQNRQVKKALKSFLKAVKFDDTYVPSYCNLASIYQTMGMFQEARQALEKAYELNQLPEYRLALASLLPPISASLEAIQEVRKSFVNKIEEMHADQVQIDASIKLTPGTFYLAYQGFNDRPVIERMAELYQIKNNLSWNPAESNVHRDGRIRIGFISSLFYNHTIGSLMKGIIRNFDREKFHVITISPTKYSDDTAKEIRNHSDEYVFLGVDLQQANETLKSLELDVLFYADIGMDPFIFSLATTRHAPVQCVTWGHPVTTGLKTIDYFISSELVEAEDADDHYTEQLVRLKDLPAYYYRPALPEEIKPRAAFGLSDDDHIYACPQTLFKFHPEFDQVLAGILRKDPQARIVMIRDQTSRWKDLLVERFQKSFPDVVDRILFLRGMSTPDFLNLIYISDVMLDPLHFGGGNTSYQSMAIGTPIVTLPSSYMRGRVTLAMYKKMGLTDCIVSSVEEYIDLACRIGSDENFRDQLRLKILAKSQLIFEDISAVRELGSFFETALQNHITDRSNSHTLTCSDTEKDHGMDAESQPSENLDRSNIYDTAMRNYTCPACSYHIAVQFYDGGLLPLTTLAWPQSTEEAQAMERLPHDFMRCVDCGHISNAAFDYAKVPYSDKPNLMFNKGAIWSEHLQKVCDLIAASLPENPTVVEIGCGEGHLIRSLARKIPSGKFIGFDPNAEIETEGGLIEARTMLFEPGQHLAELQPDLIISRHVFEHLMNPLGFAQEVAFAANVAGCATRLFIEVPCIDGVLAAGRTVDFFYEHNSHFTSQSLERLLTRCATHVDLIETSYNGEVIYGMASFEPQKHQVELARQAIAFQKKARQSAAQLAVQFEELANTGKRTAIWGGTGKAAAFINQHQLDMQRFPTVIDSDMNKAGTFVPGTGQEIHFRDWLLDHPVDVILIATQWRAADIVLEIQRNQIPCETILIEYQGQLINYFDDNHPYRREETRGGSQIPRPQFLSQKERRLDSIDADQNQ; via the coding sequence ATGCCTTCACCTCAGGAATTACTGACTACTGCAGTCAAGCAGCATCAGGCGGGGAATTTGCCTCTGGCAGAGCAACTCTACCGCGAAGTGCTGCAGCATGACCCGGGACAGGTCGACGCATTGCACCTGCTGGGTGTGGTTTATCTGCATCTGCAACAGTTCGAGAAAGCCATCGATTTCATCACCCGAGCCATCTGCCAGAATGATGGAATCGGCTCGTTCTTTTCCAACCGGGGCGCGGCCTGCAAAGGACTGGGCAAATTAGACGACGCCATTACAAACTACGAACGTGCACTGGAGCTGGAACCGAAAAATGCCGCGTTTGTTTACAATCTGGCCATCACCCTGGCTCTGGCAGGGGATCAGGAACAGGCAATCCAGGCATACCGGCGTGCACTGGAACTCAAGCCCCTCTATCGGGAAGCATTGATCAACCTGGGCAATCTGCTTGCAGAAACGGATCAGCTTGAAGAGGCTATTTCGATCTGCCGTCTGGTTGTGGAACAGGCACCGCAACTGCATCTCTCGCATTTCAATCTGGCTAACACCTTGGCGAAAGCCGAAGATCCAGAAGCAGAAGACGAATATCAGGCGGCTCTGGAACTCGCCCCCGGACATCTGGATACACTCAAAAACTATGCGGTCTTTCTCTCTGCACGCAATCGAAATGAGCAGGCGATCGAGATCCTGCGAGAAGCAGCAGCCCTGCAACCGGACTCCTGGGAGATCCTTAATAACCTGGGCATTCTGTTCGCGGAACAGGAAAATTTTGAGAAGGCACTCTCCTGCCTGCGCGAAGCACAGCGTCTGACCCCGGAGAATGTGGATATTCAGTTCCACATCGGAAAAGCCCTGGAAGAATCAAAACAGATTCACGAAGCCATGGTCGCATACCGGGAAGTGCTCAACAGACATCCTAACCATCCCGGTGCGGCGTTTCATCTGGGCTCTCTGGTCGCCTCGGTTGGTGACTACGATTATGCGTATGACATTTTTCAAAGTCTCTACCAGAGCGATCCCACCAATACGGCTTCATTGTTCGGCATGGGTTCCGTCCGTATGCGACAGAACAAAATCGGTTCTGCCGTTGGTTACTTTGAATCGCTGGTCGCCCTGGAACCGGAACACCTGCAATCACGCCTGAACCTGCTTGAGCTCTATTCGCGACAGTTAAGAAATAATGAAATCGAAAAACATGTCGCCGCAGGCCTGGAGCATCATCCGGAAAATGCCGTGCTCTGGAACTACCAGGGACATATCCAGAACCAGAACAGACAGGTGAAGAAAGCACTGAAGAGCTTTCTTAAAGCGGTTAAATTTGACGACACCTATGTGCCCTCCTACTGTAATCTGGCATCCATTTATCAGACGATGGGCATGTTCCAGGAAGCCCGACAGGCTTTGGAAAAGGCATACGAGCTGAATCAATTGCCCGAATATCGTCTCGCGCTGGCCAGCTTGCTGCCACCCATCTCCGCTTCTCTGGAAGCGATTCAGGAAGTGCGTAAATCCTTCGTAAATAAAATCGAAGAGATGCATGCCGACCAGGTCCAGATCGACGCCTCAATCAAACTCACACCGGGTACGTTTTATCTCGCCTACCAGGGATTTAACGACCGTCCGGTGATTGAACGCATGGCCGAGCTGTATCAGATTAAAAACAATCTAAGCTGGAATCCTGCAGAATCAAACGTCCACAGAGACGGTCGTATCCGGATCGGATTCATCTCCAGCCTGTTCTACAATCACACGATCGGCTCCCTGATGAAAGGGATCATCCGCAATTTCGATCGTGAAAAATTTCATGTAATCACGATCTCTCCTACGAAATATTCGGACGACACAGCCAAAGAAATCCGTAATCACTCTGATGAGTATGTCTTTCTCGGCGTCGATCTGCAGCAGGCAAATGAGACTCTCAAAAGCCTGGAACTGGACGTCCTGTTCTATGCCGACATCGGGATGGACCCGTTCATCTTCTCACTGGCAACCACCCGCCATGCGCCAGTGCAATGCGTCACCTGGGGGCACCCGGTCACTACCGGCCTGAAGACGATCGACTATTTCATTTCAAGTGAACTCGTCGAAGCGGAAGACGCAGACGACCATTACACCGAACAACTGGTCAGACTGAAAGACCTGCCCGCTTACTATTACCGCCCTGCCCTCCCCGAGGAAATCAAACCCCGGGCTGCCTTTGGTCTGTCTGACGATGATCACATCTATGCCTGCCCCCAAACGCTGTTCAAATTTCATCCGGAATTCGATCAGGTACTGGCCGGGATCCTGCGAAAAGACCCACAGGCACGCATTGTGATGATTCGGGACCAGACCTCCCGGTGGAAGGATCTGCTCGTCGAACGGTTCCAGAAATCCTTCCCCGACGTGGTAGACCGGATTCTCTTCCTGCGTGGCATGTCGACACCCGACTTTTTGAATCTGATTTATATCTCCGATGTCATGCTCGACCCGTTGCACTTCGGAGGCGGGAATACATCGTACCAGTCTATGGCAATCGGCACACCAATTGTGACACTCCCCTCCAGCTATATGCGAGGTCGCGTCACCCTGGCGATGTATAAGAAAATGGGGCTCACGGACTGTATCGTCTCTTCGGTTGAAGAGTATATCGATCTGGCTTGCCGGATCGGTTCGGATGAAAACTTCCGCGATCAACTCCGCCTCAAAATACTTGCTAAAAGTCAGCTTATTTTTGAAGACATCAGTGCGGTGCGGGAACTGGGAAGTTTTTTCGAGACTGCACTGCAAAACCACATTACAGATCGTTCAAACTCACATACTCTGACCTGTTCGGATACTGAAAAGGACCATGGCATGGATGCTGAATCACAGCCGTCAGAAAACTTAGATCGTTCTAACATTTACGATACGGCTATGCGAAACTATACCTGCCCGGCCTGCAGTTATCACATCGCAGTTCAGTTCTACGATGGTGGACTGCTGCCTTTAACCACACTGGCCTGGCCTCAAAGCACGGAAGAAGCACAGGCCATGGAACGCCTGCCACATGATTTTATGCGGTGTGTGGACTGTGGCCATATCTCGAATGCGGCCTTCGATTATGCGAAGGTCCCCTACTCCGACAAACCCAACCTGATGTTCAATAAAGGAGCCATCTGGTCTGAGCACCTGCAGAAAGTCTGTGATCTGATCGCTGCCAGCCTCCCCGAGAACCCGACAGTCGTCGAAATCGGTTGCGGGGAAGGACACCTCATCCGTTCGCTGGCTAGGAAAATCCCTTCCGGAAAATTCATCGGCTTCGATCCCAACGCGGAAATCGAAACCGAGGGGGGACTGATTGAAGCACGCACCATGCTGTTTGAACCCGGACAGCACCTGGCTGAACTCCAGCCCGATCTGATTATCAGTCGGCATGTCTTCGAACACCTGATGAACCCACTGGGCTTCGCTCAGGAAGTGGCTTTCGCCGCCAATGTCGCGGGTTGTGCAACGCGTCTGTTTATCGAAGTTCCCTGTATCGACGGCGTTTTGGCAGCCGGTCGTACCGTGGACTTCTTCTACGAACACAATTCTCACTTCACTTCACAGTCGCTGGAACGGTTGTTGACCCGTTGTGCCACTCATGTGGATCTGATCGAAACCAGCTACAATGGTGAAGTCATTTATGGCATGGCCAGTTTCGAACCACAGAAGCACCAGGTCGAACTGGCACGTCAGGCGATCGCCTTCCAGAAGAAGGCCCGACAGTCAGCTGCTCAACTGGCAGTCCAATTCGAAGAGCTGGCCAATACCGGTAAACGGACTGCCATCTGGGGAGGGACCGGTAAAGCAGCCGCCTTTATCAACCAGCACCAGTTGGATATGCAACGTTTCCCCACCGTCATCGATTCTGACATGAATAAAGCTGGCACATTCGTGCCGGGTACGGGACAGGAAATTCACTTCCGCGACTGGTTACTGGATCACCCGGTCGATGTCATTCTGATCGCCACACAGTGGCGGGCCGCGGACATCGTTCTCGAAATTCAGCGTAATCAGATTCCCTGTGAGACGATTCTGATCGAGTATCAGGGACAACTGATCAACTATTTCGATGATAACCATCCCTACCGTCGTGAAGAAACCCGCGGTGGCTCACAGATTCCCCGCCCTCAGTTTCTCTCACAAAAAGAACGACGTCTCGACTCGATCGACGCAGATCAGAACCAGTAA
- the fliD gene encoding flagellar filament capping protein FliD, with the protein MSGISSGVGLATGLNINEIVDAIIGVQKNALVKLSSRAQAFEATEGGIKTLEANLLTLKTATQKLNLKSTFETLKATSSDTQQFSVAANSTATAATYQLQGLQTATNHQVISDGFPDTDTTPIGTATTITISNGGELNQPRLLEELNNGAGVQRGSIRITDRDGQTEIVDLSKTLTIDDVVNQINQSATSVVASIQNDHLVISDTSSGSGTLKISEVSGGKTAADLGILKSVVGPSFDGDSVYRITEEFKLSQINDGNGITTVSGLDDFQILASDGSTFDVNLDTAQSVGDVVDLINNHASNGGNVTAAVSNNGQLTLTDNTGGAGSFTVSALNGSLAARELDIETTGTGGVITGTLSGGLNSVLLRNLNGGVQSGGPVLNAGSVYIEDGAGGNATIDFSSAKTLDEVIDLINGNGSIQIEASLNQAGTGISIKDTSAASGTSIEIQDVSGNLASTLKIDTLLADNKHTVDSGSLDLRYVNQNTSLETYGKNGTEIPSGSIRIIDRDGTSFVVDLSDTETTKTIGDVLTKINDAAGTAGAQINARLNDTGDGFIVESTGGSSFDVKIEEVSGGSVAASLGILGSGTTGVTSRQTTEISIEATDTLADIAEKFNASGVASATIIDDGTAFNSSRLSITSSRSGAGGELILESDYDFGFSTSVEAKDALIRIGSNPQTSFLLTSSTNSFDDAITGLEIDLLSVGDAPSTINVARDTSGIKTTIKSFVNSYNSFVDATDSLTGFDPETNQRGVLNGNSLIFNITSRLEGLLTKKLSVSNNSIKSLSELGIVFNSSGKLQLKESTLDQKLADDPTAITEFFQQEDHGFAVVMDEVITSMTDPFTGTLKAQTDSLQASALSLNTRVAELNEILEARRQRLIEQFTLQETIVNQLNSQQTALNRLNASSDK; encoded by the coding sequence ATGTCAGGCATCAGTTCCGGTGTCGGTCTGGCAACCGGATTAAACATCAATGAGATTGTAGATGCGATCATCGGCGTGCAGAAAAATGCGCTGGTGAAGTTGTCCAGCCGTGCGCAGGCTTTCGAAGCGACGGAAGGGGGCATTAAAACCCTTGAAGCCAACCTGCTGACTCTCAAGACCGCGACTCAGAAACTGAATCTGAAAAGCACCTTCGAAACCCTGAAGGCCACCAGCTCCGATACCCAGCAGTTCAGCGTCGCTGCCAACAGTACCGCCACCGCAGCCACTTACCAGTTACAGGGGCTGCAGACCGCTACCAACCATCAGGTTATTTCCGACGGTTTTCCCGACACCGACACCACACCCATCGGCACCGCGACCACGATTACGATTTCCAACGGCGGGGAATTGAATCAGCCCAGATTGCTGGAAGAACTCAATAATGGCGCAGGAGTGCAGCGCGGCAGCATTCGGATCACTGACCGCGACGGACAAACCGAAATCGTCGATCTTTCCAAAACGCTGACCATCGACGATGTCGTAAATCAAATCAACCAGTCAGCCACATCGGTGGTTGCCAGCATCCAGAATGATCACCTGGTCATCAGCGATACCAGCTCCGGTTCGGGGACTCTGAAAATCAGTGAAGTGAGCGGCGGAAAAACAGCAGCCGACCTGGGAATTCTGAAATCCGTCGTTGGTCCCTCTTTTGACGGTGATTCTGTCTACCGCATCACCGAAGAATTCAAACTGTCACAAATCAACGACGGTAACGGTATCACAACTGTCAGCGGACTGGATGATTTTCAAATTCTCGCTTCGGACGGCAGTACCTTTGATGTCAACCTGGATACTGCCCAGTCGGTCGGCGATGTGGTCGATCTGATCAATAATCATGCTTCCAACGGTGGTAATGTTACCGCAGCCGTCTCCAATAACGGACAACTGACTCTGACCGACAACACCGGTGGGGCAGGCTCCTTCACCGTCAGTGCTCTGAATGGATCACTGGCGGCCCGGGAACTGGATATCGAAACGACGGGTACAGGCGGCGTCATCACGGGCACACTCAGCGGCGGGCTGAATTCAGTCCTGCTCAGAAATCTGAATGGGGGAGTCCAGTCCGGGGGACCGGTTTTAAATGCCGGGTCGGTATACATCGAAGATGGGGCGGGAGGAAATGCCACCATCGATTTCTCTTCCGCAAAAACGCTGGACGAGGTAATCGATCTCATCAATGGCAACGGCAGTATTCAGATTGAAGCCAGTCTGAATCAGGCGGGAACCGGTATTTCCATCAAGGATACTTCCGCCGCCTCGGGCACATCGATTGAAATTCAGGACGTCAGTGGCAACCTCGCGAGCACACTCAAAATCGACACGCTGCTGGCAGATAACAAACACACGGTCGACTCCGGCTCGCTCGACCTGCGATACGTCAATCAGAATACATCACTGGAAACCTACGGAAAAAACGGGACCGAGATCCCTTCGGGTAGTATCCGCATTATCGACCGTGATGGTACCAGCTTCGTAGTTGACCTGTCCGATACAGAGACCACTAAAACCATCGGCGATGTCCTCACGAAGATCAACGATGCCGCAGGGACCGCGGGCGCCCAGATCAATGCCCGCCTGAACGACACCGGCGACGGCTTCATCGTGGAAAGCACGGGGGGCAGCTCATTTGATGTAAAGATCGAAGAAGTTTCAGGAGGTTCGGTCGCAGCCAGCCTGGGTATTCTGGGTTCCGGAACTACCGGTGTTACCAGTCGACAGACCACGGAAATTTCCATCGAAGCAACCGACACTCTGGCAGACATCGCCGAGAAGTTCAATGCCTCTGGAGTAGCCTCCGCTACGATCATCGACGATGGAACCGCCTTTAATTCATCACGGTTGTCGATTACATCCTCACGCAGTGGTGCAGGCGGCGAGTTGATTCTGGAAAGCGACTATGATTTCGGGTTTTCGACCTCCGTCGAAGCCAAAGACGCGTTGATCCGCATCGGCAGTAACCCCCAGACATCCTTCCTGCTGACTTCATCGACCAACAGTTTCGATGATGCCATCACCGGACTGGAAATCGATCTGCTCTCGGTCGGAGACGCACCGTCCACAATCAATGTGGCCCGCGATACATCCGGTATCAAGACCACGATAAAAAGCTTTGTGAACTCCTACAACAGTTTTGTCGATGCGACTGATAGCCTGACAGGCTTTGATCCAGAGACAAACCAGCGCGGGGTTCTCAACGGGAACAGCCTGATCTTTAACATCACTTCCCGACTGGAAGGTCTGCTGACGAAAAAACTTTCCGTCAGCAACAACTCGATCAAGAGCCTGTCCGAGTTGGGGATTGTGTTCAACAGCAGCGGCAAACTGCAACTCAAAGAAAGCACGCTGGATCAGAAGCTGGCAGATGATCCCACTGCGATCACGGAATTCTTCCAACAGGAAGATCATGGCTTTGCGGTGGTGATGGATGAAGTCATCACCTCAATGACTGACCCGTTCACCGGCACATTGAAAGCACAAACAGATTCACTCCAGGCTTCTGCCCTGTCACTCAACACCCGGGTTGCGGAACTGAACGAGATTCTGGAAGCACGACGACAACGCCTGATTGAGCAGTTCACTCTGCAGGAAACGATAGTGAATCAGCTGAACTCTCAGCAAACCGCTTTGAACAGGCTTAATGCATCATCCGATAAGTAA
- a CDS encoding flagellar export chaperone FliS has product MNGNDYLENQVLTAKPHQLHLMVVDGALRFARKALEAAESRQYEQAHFALDRSRDLVAELIGGLDPGQQPEMIEQLKALFVFVYENLNHADVKQEASYINNAIKVLEIHRKSWYELMERLLESTPQEPRQPQSGPIVHPPHQIEQSAQPHQSRSWIT; this is encoded by the coding sequence ATGAATGGTAATGACTACCTGGAGAATCAGGTTCTAACCGCGAAACCCCACCAGTTGCATCTGATGGTTGTAGACGGCGCACTGCGTTTTGCTCGAAAAGCCCTGGAGGCTGCAGAATCGAGACAGTATGAACAGGCTCACTTTGCCCTGGACCGCAGTCGCGATCTGGTTGCTGAACTGATCGGGGGACTCGATCCCGGTCAACAACCCGAAATGATTGAACAGCTCAAGGCGTTGTTCGTGTTCGTGTACGAAAACCTGAATCATGCCGATGTGAAACAGGAAGCCAGCTATATCAATAACGCTATCAAGGTCCTCGAAATTCACCGGAAATCCTGGTACGAGCTGATGGAACGTCTGCTGGAAAGCACACCCCAGGAGCCCCGTCAGCCACAGTCGGGTCCGATCGTGCATCCGCCGCATCAAATCGAGCAGTCAGCTCAGCCTCATCAGAGCCGCTCCTGGATCACCTGA
- a CDS encoding branched-chain amino acid aminotransferase — translation MNTVLIRFMNEEAGFIVSAELVLISTIAVLAMIVGLSEVAHGINQELEDVGSAFGRINQSFYVAGAHGHKACTDGSSFRDQADFCDGENDIVCDRPPRSEGNGYYN, via the coding sequence ATGAATACTGTGCTGATCCGTTTCATGAACGAGGAGGCGGGCTTTATTGTCTCTGCCGAACTGGTACTGATCTCAACGATCGCCGTTCTGGCGATGATCGTGGGGCTCAGTGAAGTCGCCCATGGCATTAACCAGGAACTGGAAGACGTCGGCTCGGCGTTTGGCCGCATCAATCAGAGTTTCTATGTCGCAGGGGCGCATGGTCATAAGGCCTGCACGGACGGCAGCAGTTTCCGCGATCAGGCGGACTTCTGTGACGGCGAGAATGACATCGTCTGTGATCGTCCGCCCCGCAGCGAAGGGAACGGCTACTACAATTAA
- a CDS encoding Flp family type IVb pilin, whose translation MKNILNQLINDEAGFIVSAELVLISSIAVLAMIVGLSEVANNVNQELEDVGSAFSSINQTYNLCEVSGHKGELSGSNFRDCPDFCSGQWDIY comes from the coding sequence ATGAAAAACATCCTCAACCAACTGATCAACGACGAAGCCGGTTTCATTGTTTCTGCAGAACTGGTTCTGATTTCCTCGATCGCCGTACTGGCCATGATCGTCGGACTGTCTGAAGTCGCCAATAACGTCAACCAGGAACTGGAAGATGTCGGATCCGCTTTCTCCAGCATCAACCAGACTTACAACCTCTGTGAAGTCTCAGGTCACAAAGGGGAACTCAGTGGCAGCAATTTCCGTGACTGCCCCGACTTCTGCTCAGGTCAGTGGGACATCTACTAA
- a CDS encoding TRASH domain-containing protein, which translates to MRKCCQTVVGLLCVSLLFWSLSSVQGEPEKSASTAGVKKSASLPPEIKQALSEFNSLIGGWRGVGMIKRNSRKGAWSEKAEWVWKFDPKQSGIAYEVEDGKFLKSALLSYDPEQKTYQLATILPDGTKRDYTGALQKDTLVLESQPDAEGAVYRISIRKLNEKRTLVLFEQRNQGQSFYYRLAEVGYTRAGTRLAASGSGGPECIVTGGAGTIAVSHKGKTYYVCCSGCKQAFEDDPETFIAEAKQKAEERRKQSQSR; encoded by the coding sequence ATGCGAAAATGCTGCCAGACCGTTGTCGGCCTGTTGTGTGTCTCTCTGTTGTTCTGGTCCCTCAGCAGCGTGCAGGGAGAGCCAGAGAAATCCGCGTCCACAGCCGGGGTGAAAAAATCCGCATCCCTCCCACCGGAGATCAAGCAGGCTCTGTCTGAGTTCAACTCGTTGATTGGTGGCTGGCGGGGTGTGGGAATGATCAAACGCAATTCCCGGAAAGGGGCCTGGTCAGAGAAGGCGGAATGGGTCTGGAAATTTGACCCGAAGCAGTCAGGCATCGCATATGAAGTTGAGGATGGCAAATTTCTGAAGTCGGCCCTGTTGTCGTACGATCCAGAACAGAAGACCTATCAACTGGCGACCATCCTCCCCGACGGTACGAAACGCGATTATACAGGCGCGCTGCAGAAGGACACACTGGTACTTGAATCCCAGCCAGATGCAGAGGGGGCCGTCTATCGGATCTCGATCCGCAAGCTGAATGAAAAACGGACTCTGGTTCTGTTTGAACAGCGGAACCAGGGGCAGTCATTCTATTATCGACTGGCGGAAGTCGGATATACCCGGGCCGGTACGCGACTGGCAGCTTCGGGGAGCGGTGGTCCGGAGTGCATCGTCACCGGTGGTGCCGGCACGATTGCGGTCAGCCACAAAGGCAAGACCTACTATGTCTGCTGCAGTGGCTGTAAGCAGGCGTTTGAGGACGATCCCGAGACCTTTATCGCAGAAGCGAAGCAGAAAGCGGAAGAACGCCGGAAGCAGTCGCAGTCTCGCTGA
- the ilvE gene encoding branched-chain-amino-acid transaminase gives MSLQVYIDGKLLPKEEAKISVFDHGLLYGDGVFEGIRVYGKKVFLMQEHIDRLYESALAIRLEIPLSKEEMIKAVNETVAANGIEDGYVRLVITRGAGSLGLDIRRTSNPQVIIIADNISLYDPQLYVDGLKIITAATIRNHPAALSSRVKSLNYLNNILAKIEGTDAGCIEALMLNHKGEVAECTGDNIFIIKNGVLKTPPVDAGILEGITRNAVIKLAEESGIKVEQSPFTRHDIFVADECFLTGSAAEVIPVVALDGREIGTGKPGPITKDLNEKFKQLTRS, from the coding sequence ATGTCGCTCCAAGTTTATATTGACGGAAAACTGCTTCCCAAGGAAGAGGCGAAAATCAGTGTCTTCGATCATGGTCTGCTCTACGGCGACGGTGTCTTTGAGGGGATTCGGGTTTACGGTAAAAAAGTCTTCCTGATGCAGGAGCACATCGACCGTCTCTATGAGAGCGCACTGGCGATCCGCCTGGAGATTCCGCTCTCCAAGGAAGAGATGATCAAAGCCGTCAATGAGACTGTGGCCGCCAACGGCATTGAAGATGGTTACGTGCGTCTGGTAATCACACGCGGCGCGGGTTCTCTAGGTCTCGACATACGCCGTACCAGCAACCCGCAGGTGATTATCATCGCCGACAATATTTCCCTGTACGATCCGCAGCTGTATGTCGACGGTTTGAAGATCATCACCGCAGCGACGATCCGCAACCATCCGGCAGCGCTTTCCTCACGCGTGAAGTCGCTGAACTACCTGAATAATATCCTCGCCAAGATTGAAGGGACTGACGCCGGCTGCATCGAAGCTTTGATGCTCAATCACAAAGGGGAAGTGGCGGAGTGTACCGGCGATAATATTTTCATCATCAAGAACGGCGTGCTCAAAACGCCGCCCGTGGATGCCGGCATTCTGGAAGGGATCACCCGCAACGCGGTAATCAAACTCGCCGAGGAATCGGGAATCAAGGTCGAGCAGTCCCCCTTCACGCGGCATGACATTTTTGTCGCAGACGAATGCTTCCTGACCGGTTCTGCAGCGGAAGTCATCCCGGTGGTGGCGCTGGACGGCCGCGAGATCGGGACAGGCAAGCCAGGACCGATCACCAAAGATCTGAATGAAAAGTTCAAACAGCTGACACGCTCCTGA
- a CDS encoding ABC transporter ATP-binding protein, with amino-acid sequence MTETISMPHPQLSAIAIEKAYRKDKHKVPVLRGIDVDVQKAEFLSIVGQSGSGKSTLMHLFGLLDSPDIGEIHLEGQRIDDLPDHARDQIRNRVFGFIFQFYHLLPELNLLENVLSPLMIRYSTWEYWKQKKQFKQDALEIIEKVGLSHRIKHRPSEMSGGEMQRAAIARALIAKPQILLADEPTGNLDSSTGKEIMDLLTSLNEQDQLTIIMVTHDNAIAAQAHRTVRLTEGQIEVLGKSHPTSASA; translated from the coding sequence ATGACCGAGACGATTTCCATGCCTCATCCACAGTTATCAGCAATCGCCATCGAAAAAGCATACCGGAAAGACAAGCATAAAGTGCCTGTGTTGCGGGGCATCGATGTCGACGTGCAGAAGGCCGAGTTCCTGTCGATCGTGGGGCAGTCCGGTTCCGGTAAAAGTACCCTGATGCATCTGTTCGGTCTGCTTGATTCCCCGGATATCGGGGAAATTCACCTCGAAGGTCAGCGGATTGACGATCTGCCCGATCACGCCCGCGACCAGATCCGTAACCGCGTTTTCGGCTTCATTTTCCAGTTTTATCATCTGCTGCCCGAGCTCAATCTGCTGGAAAATGTGCTCTCGCCGCTGATGATCCGCTATTCCACCTGGGAATACTGGAAGCAGAAAAAACAGTTCAAACAGGATGCGCTGGAGATCATCGAAAAGGTCGGTCTCTCGCACCGGATCAAGCACCGTCCCTCGGAAATGTCGGGCGGGGAAATGCAGCGGGCTGCGATTGCCCGGGCCCTGATTGCCAAGCCCCAGATCCTGCTGGCCGATGAACCGACGGGAAATCTGGACAGCAGCACCGGCAAAGAAATTATGGACCTGCTCACCAGCTTGAATGAGCAGGATCAGCTCACTATTATCATGGTTACGCACGACAACGCGATCGCCGCTCAGGCGCATCGAACAGTTCGTCTGACGGAAGGCCAGATCGAGGTCCTGGGCAAATCTCATCCCACCTCGGCATCAGCCTAG